In Streptomyces sp. NBC_00341, the DNA window CAGGCACCCCGGCCGACCAGGACGCTGCCGAGCACCAGCAGCACGATCGCCGCGCCCAGCAGGAGAGGGGTGCGGTGCCGGGCGAAGGCGGTGGCGGTCCCGGAGGGGACGAGACCCGTGGGGCGTGCGGGGGTGGCGGTCGCGGTCATCGCTGCCACCTCCGGCTCGGTACGGCGGGCCTCGCGGCCGACCGCGGACACGGTGCGACGTGGCCCGGCGGGGCCATGGAAAGGGTCATCCGCATCACGCGGCCTCCTTCACGGCCGGAATCCCGGCCACGACGGCGAGCAGGCACGCGTGGTCGACCACGCCCAAGCAGCGCCCCCCGTCGACCACCCGGGCGGTCTCACCGGTACGGACGACCGCCTCGATCGCCTCGGAGACGGTGGTTCCCGGTGTCAGCGCGGGACCCGAGACACTCTCCGTGCCGTCGGCCGGACGCATCGCCGCGCGCACGGTCAGGACCTGTTCGCGCGGAACGTCGCGCACGAAGTCCCGTACGTAGTCGTCGGCCGGAGACCCCACGATCTCCTCCGGAGTGCCCAGCTGGACGATCCGGCCGTCCCGCATCAGCGCGATCCGGTCGCCGAGCTTCAGCGCCTCGTTCAGGTCATGGGTGATGAAGACCATCGTGCGGCCCTCCTCGCGGTGCAGGCGCACGACCTCCTCCTGCATGTCCCGCCGGATGAGCGGGTCCAGGGCGCTGAACGGCTCGTCGAACAGCAGCACTTCGGGGTCGACGGCGAGGGCCCGCGCCAGCCCGACGCGCTGTTGCTGACCGCCCGAGAGCTGCCCGGGACGGCGGTCCTCCAGTCCGTCGAGGCCGACCTTGGCGATGAACTCCGCCGCCCGTGACCGACGCTGGGCCCGTCCCATGCCCTGGATCTCCAGCCCGTACGCGACGTTGTCGACGACCGAGCGGTGCGGCAGCAGACCGAAGTGCTGGAAGACCATGGAGGCGCGGTGGCGGCGCAGTTCACGCAGCCGTCCCGCGTTCATCGACAGCACGTCCTCGCCGTCCATGGTGATCTCACCGGAGGTCGGCTCGACGAGCCGGGTGAGGCAGCGTACGAGGGTGGACTTGCCGGACCCGGACAGGCCCATCACGACGAACACCTCGCCCTTGCGGACATCGAAGGAGACGTCGCGCACGGCGGCGGTGCAGCCGGTCCGCTCGCGCAGTTCCGTGCCGTCGAGCTCGGCCAGCGCGGCGTCACCGGGTATCCGGTCGGCCTTCGGCCCGAAGACCTTCCAGAGGTTGTTCACGGAGAAGACGTGCGGCGGTGTGTTCATCGGGCATGACCCCCAGTAGTGGCGCCGAGCAGCTCCGCGCACTTCTCCCCGACCATCAGGACCCCGATCATCGGGTTGACGGTCGGCATCGTCGGGAACACCGACGCGTCGGCGATCCGGACGGCGTCCAGACCGCGGATCCGCAGATCGGGTGCGACCACGGCGAGCGCGTCGTCGGCAGCTCCCATCCGGCACGTTCCGGCCGGGTGGTACACGGTGTGCGCGACCCTGCGCGCGTACTCGCTCAGATCCTCGTCCGAGGTGACCTCGGGCCCCGGACAGACCTCCCGCTTCAGCCAGCCGGCCAGCGGCTGCCGCGCGGCGATCTCCCGGGCGATCCTGATCCCGTCGACGAGCGTCCGTCCGTCGTAGTCTTCCGCGTCGGTGAAGTAGCGGAAGTCCAGGGCGGGTTTGACCTCGGGGTCGGGGCTGGTCAGATACAGCCGGCCGCGGCTCCTGGGCTTCGGGATGTTCGGCGTCATGGACACCCCGTGCTCAGGACGCTCGTACCCGAGCCGCTCCGGATTGTCCGTGAACGGAATCTGGTAGAAGTGGAACATCAGATCAGGTCCCGGGCTTTCCGGGTCCCGGCGTACGAACAGCCCGGCGTCGCTGTCCATCGCGGAGTTCTCCGGAATCGGCCCGTGGGTCTCCCAGACGATGACCGACTCCGGGTGGTCGAGCAGGTTCTCACCCACACCCGGCAGATCGTGCACCACGGGTATGCCGAGCTTCTCCAGCTCCGCGCGGTGGCCTATCCCGGAGTGCATCAGCAGCCGGGGCGTGTCCACCGCGCCCGCGCACAGCACCACTTCACGCCGGGCGCGTACCAGCCGCTCCGTGCCGTCCGCGGCACGGACCCGCACTCCGGTCGCCCGGTCGCCGTCGAGCTCCAGCCGGAACGCCCAGGTCTCCAGGGCGATATGGAGGTTCGGCCGGTCGAGGAAGGGGTGCAGATACGCGACGGAGGCGGAGGAGCGCTTGTTGTTCTCGGGGTGGTAGGCGAGGTCGAAGAAGCCCACACCGTCCTGGAAGGCCGCCTTGTTGAAGCCCTCGACGCGCGGGACCCCGAGCGTCGACTGCGCCGTGTCGACGAAGTCGCGGGCGATGGCATTCCGGTCGGCCTCGTCCACGGGGACGATGTTGTTGCGCAGCCGTGCGAAGTACGGGTCCATCGACGAGGCGTCCCAGCCGTCCGCGCCCGCCTCGGCCCACTCGTCCCAGTCGGACGGCAGCGGCTTGAAGGCGATCAGGGTGTTGTGGGACGAGCACCCGCCGAGCACCCTGGCCCTGCTGTGCCGGATGTTCGAGTTGCCGCGGGGCTGCTCGGTCGTGGGGTAGTCGTAGTCCAGCTCGCCGCCCAGGAGGCCCATCCAGCGGCGCAGGGTCAGGACATCGTCCCGTCCCACGTCGCTGGGGCCGCCCTCTATGAGGGCGACGGTGACGTCGGGGTCCTCGGTGAGCCGGGACGCGATCACCGAACCCGCGGTGCCGCCGCCGACGATGACATAGTCGTAGGGGGTCATGTTCTCCATCGCCTCTGCTCCTGTCAGCCCGCGAACCAGCGCACCGGGCGCGGGGCGAGGTTCTGGTAGATGTGCTTGGACTCGCGGTACTCGGCGAGACCCGTCGGGCCGAGCTCCCGGCCGATGCCGGACTTGCCGAAGCCGCCCCACTCGGCCTGCGGCAGGTAGGGGTGGAAGTCGTTGATCCAGACGGTGCCGTGGCGCAGCCGGGCCGCGACCCGGCGGCCACGGCCCGGATCGGCGGTCCACACGCCGCCGGCCAGCCCGTACTCCGTGTCGTTGGCGAGCGTCACGGCCTCGTCCTCGGTACGGAACGTCTCGACGGTCAGGACCGGTCCGAAGACCTCCTCGCGCACCACGCGCATGGAGCGGTCGCAGTGGTCGAGGACGGTGGGCCGGTAGAAGTACCCGGGCCCCGCCGGACGTTCGCCGCCCGCCCGCAGCACCGCACCCTCGTGCAGCGCGGAGGCGACGAACTCCTCGGTCCTGGAAAGCTGTTGCGCCGAGACGAGCGGACCGCACTCGACACCGTCGTCGGTGCCGCGGCCGATCCGGATCAGCTCGGCGCGCCGGGCGAGTTCGGTGACGAACCGCTCGCGCACCGACTCCTCGACGATCAGCCGCGATCCGGCGGAGCACACCTGGCCGCTGTGGATGAAGGCGGCGTTGAGCGCCTGGTCCACGGCGGTGTCGAAGCCCTCCTCGGTGGCGCAGGCGTCCGCGAACACCACGTTGGGGTTCTTGCCGCCGAGTTCGAGCGCGACCTTCTTGACCGACTCAGCGGCGGCCCGCATCACCTTCGTCCCGCTGCTGAGCCCGCCCGTGAAGGAGACCAGATCGACCCCGGGGTGTTCGGCGAGCCGGGCGCCGACCGTGGCCCCGGGGCCCGTGACGATGTTGGCGACCCCGGCCGGCAGTCCGGCCTCCGTGAGCAGCGCGATCAGCGCGACCGTGGTGAGCGGCGTGATCTCGCTCGGCTTGATCACGAAGGTGTTGCCCGCGGCGAGAGCCGGAGCGATCTTCCAACTGGCCTGGAGCAGCGGATAGTTCCATGGGGTGATGAGCCCGCAGACGCCGACGGGTTCATGCACCACGACGCTGTGGATCTCCTCGGACCCGGCGTCGACGACACGTCCGCCGCTCTCGTTCATGACGAGGTCGGCGAAGTAACGGAAGGCGTCGCGCACGCAGTCCACGTCGACCCGGCCCTCTTCGAGCGTCTTCCCGGCGTCACGGCACTCCAGCGCGCCGATCCGCTCCCGGTCGCGCTCCAGCAGACCGGCCACCCGCCTGAGCAGCGCGGCGCGCTCCGCGACGGGCGTGTGCGGCCAGGGACCCGCGTCGAAAGCGGTCCGGGCCGCGGCGACGGCGGCGTCCGCGTCCGAGGCGTCCCCCTCGGAGACGACGGCGAACGCGGTCGCGTCCACGGGGTCGAGAACCTCGCGCGTGGCGCCGGACGCGGCGGCTCGCCACTCTCCCGCTACCTGGATCGTGTGTTGTGCCGACACGTCGTGTGCTGCCCTTTCGGTGGCCGTACGTCTGACGCCGGGCGAACCCCGGCGGTCTGGCCCTCTTCCCCGGAAGCCCGAAGCCATGCGCGCGGGCCCTCGCGAAGTGACCCGGCTCACGGGAACCGCACGTCAGGGCCGGGGCGCGGCCGGTTCCGCAGGCCACAGGCGTACGTGTGCCAGTTGAGTGAAACAGCTGAAAAAGATGGATATGAAACTATTTGGGTAATGTGGGCCCCGGCCGGGAACCGACCGTGAGGAGTGGGAACAGCCATGGTGGACGAGCAGTACGAGGAGCCGGACAACACCGCGGTGCGGGTCGCCCTCTGGCGGGCGATGCACGTACAGGTCGACGCCGAGCCACACGTGTTCGAGGACGAGATCGGCCTGCGGCTGGTGGCACCGGAAGAGGACTGGCGGAGCCGCCCCGACATGGACCCGGACGCCACCAGCGGATTCCGGGCCTCCACGGTGTGCCGCGCCCGTTTCGTCGAGGACCTGGTCGCGGAGGAGATCAGCCAGGGCATCGACCAGTACGTCATCCTGGGAGCAGGACTGGACACCTATGTTCAGCGCCGGCCCGGGACAGCCTCCCGGCTCCGGGTCTTCGAGATCGACCAGCCGGCCACCCAGGCCTGGAAACGCCGACGGCTGATCGAACTCGGCTACGGCATCCCAGAGCGGCTGCGACTGGTGCCGGTCGACTTCGAGGCGGGCGGCGACTGGTGGCAACAGCTGTCGGATGCCGGCTTCGACGCGAGCAGACCGGCGCTCGTCGTCTGCGCCGGCGTCACGGTGTACCTCACCAAGGAGGCCATCGCGGCGACCCTGCGCACACTCGGCGGTCTCGCCCCCGGCTCGACGCTCGCCATGACGTTCATGCTGCCCGCCGAACTCGTCGATGACGCGGACCGCGACCGGCTGGAGGAGACCAAGCCGAAGGCGCGCGCGTCCGGCACGCCCTTCATCAGCTTCCACACCCCGCGGGAGATGCTCGCCCTGGCCCGCGCCGCCGGATTCGAAAGCGCCCGGCACGTGTCGGGACCCCAGCTGGCCGCACGCTACTTCGCGAACCGGACCGACGGCCTCCGCCCGTCGAGCGGCGAGGACCTGCTGATCGCCACCGTCTGAAACCCGCCCGTTCCCTTGCCGGGCAGCGGCTGGAAAAGCAGATGCGTGTGGTCTCCGGTGCTGTCACGCTGCGCCGGTGAACCGAGACGAGATCTCCAGAATCGCCCATGCCCACCACCCCATCAAGTCCCCGCTCGACGACGAATCGGTACGTCAACTGCTGGACCACGGCATCACGCGCGGCGACGAGCGCGTACTCGACCTCGGCTGCGGCGGCGGGGAGTGGCTCCTGCGCGCACTGTCCGCCCGGCCGGAACTTCGGGCCGAGGGCGTCGACATCTCCGAGGGCGCGCTGGCGGATGCCCGTAAGCGCGCCACCGGGCTCGGGGTCGCGGACCGCCTGGCCCTCCATCAGCTGCCCGCCGCCGATTTCGTCTCGCCGCACCGGTTCGACCTGGTGCTGAGCTTCGGGGCCGCCCATGCCTTCGGCGGGCTGCTCCCCACCCTTGCCGCGGCCCGTGAACACCTGGCTCCGGGCGGCCGGGTGCTGGTCGGTGACGGCATCTGGGAGCGTGAACCGTCACCGGAGGACGTTGAGATGATGGGGGACTTCGCGGATCTGGCGACGACCGTGGACCGGGTCATGGCCGACGGCTGGACGCCCGTCCACGGCCACGTCAGTACCCGTCGCGAGCTGGACGACTACGAATGGGCCTGCTGGGGGACGCTGGCCGAATGGGCGCTCGACCACCCCGGACACCCGGACGCCGCGGAGGCACTCGCCCTGTCCGCCACCCGCCGCACCGAATGGCTGCGCGGCTACCGCGACACCTGGGGCTTCGTCAGCCTGGTCCTGCGCCGCACCGCCGACTGAGCGGTGGGCGGGGTGTGCCCTGCCCGGATGGGTTGTCCTGCCGTTGCTCACGCCCCCGGTGGTGGCCTGAGCGCGGCGTACGTGCCCGCTCCGGCCGCCAGCAGCAGCACGCAGCCCGTGAAGACGAGTCCGGCCTGGCGCAGCCCGAGCCAGGTGGCGATGGCGCCGACCCCGACGACCGGTACCGAGATGCCGGTGTACGCGACGACGAAGAAGGCCGAGATGGTGCCGCCGCGGTGCTCGGCCGGGGCCGCACCGCTGACCAGGGTGAGCGCCGCGCGAAAGGCGAGGCCCTGACCGGTGCCGCCGCACAGTGCTCCCAGGATCAGCAGCGGCAGGGACTCCGCGATGAGCGACGACGCCACCAGCACCAGACCGGCCATGAGGATGCCGCAGCCGGCCGGGAGCGCGCGGCGGGCGCCGAAACGCTGCGTCAGGGACTGCCCGAACGTCGAGGCCAGGAACACCGAGAAGACCACGGCCCCGGTGACGGCCGCGTTGTGCACCCCCAGCGTCTGCGAGGCGAAGCTCGGTGCGACCGCCGTGAACAGCCCGAGCAGCGCGAAGCCGGCGAAGGCCGCCACGGAGGCGGGCACGAACACGCTCCGCACCTCGGGCGGCACCGCCATGCCCTGGGGTGCGAGGCGCGGCCATCGCTGTGGCTCGGCCACGGTCTCCGGAAGGAACCAGGTGATCCCGAATGCCACGGCCACCAGCCCCAGATGGACCCAGAACGGCAGCGCCAGCGGCCAGGGCGTGTACTGCGCGAGGAGCCCGGACAGCAGCGGTCCGCAGCCCAGCCCTCCCATGTTCGCCGCCGTGGCGGCGAATCCGGCCCGCGCCTTCTGCGCGGGCCCGGCCAGTTCGATGACAGCCGCCGTCGCGGCGCCGCTCAGCAGCCCCGCCGCGAAACCGGACAGCAGCCGTCCCGCGAAGAGCAGCGGCAGACCGCGCTCCAGGAGGAAGCATCCTGCGCTCGCGGCCGACAGGGCCATCGCGCACAGGAGTACGGGTCTGCGGCCGACCTTGTCCGAGTAGTTGCCCGCCAGCAGCAGCACGGTGATGACCGCGACGGCGTAGACGGCGAAGACGACGGTCACCATCAGCTCGGAGAAGCCGATCTGCTGCTGGTAGAGCCCGTACAACGGCGTGGGCAGGGTGGTACCGGCCATCCCGATGGCGAACACCACCGCCGCAGCCAGGTAGCCGGGGTGCTGGCTACCACTTGTGTTCAGCGCATGCTCACGAACGATCACAAACGTCACCATATGATCGGCCGCCTT includes these proteins:
- a CDS encoding class I SAM-dependent methyltransferase, whose product is MNRDEISRIAHAHHPIKSPLDDESVRQLLDHGITRGDERVLDLGCGGGEWLLRALSARPELRAEGVDISEGALADARKRATGLGVADRLALHQLPAADFVSPHRFDLVLSFGAAHAFGGLLPTLAAAREHLAPGGRVLVGDGIWEREPSPEDVEMMGDFADLATTVDRVMADGWTPVHGHVSTRRELDDYEWACWGTLAEWALDHPGHPDAAEALALSATRRTEWLRGYRDTWGFVSLVLRRTAD
- a CDS encoding aldehyde dehydrogenase family protein; this encodes MSAQHTIQVAGEWRAAASGATREVLDPVDATAFAVVSEGDASDADAAVAAARTAFDAGPWPHTPVAERAALLRRVAGLLERDRERIGALECRDAGKTLEEGRVDVDCVRDAFRYFADLVMNESGGRVVDAGSEEIHSVVVHEPVGVCGLITPWNYPLLQASWKIAPALAAGNTFVIKPSEITPLTTVALIALLTEAGLPAGVANIVTGPGATVGARLAEHPGVDLVSFTGGLSSGTKVMRAAAESVKKVALELGGKNPNVVFADACATEEGFDTAVDQALNAAFIHSGQVCSAGSRLIVEESVRERFVTELARRAELIRIGRGTDDGVECGPLVSAQQLSRTEEFVASALHEGAVLRAGGERPAGPGYFYRPTVLDHCDRSMRVVREEVFGPVLTVETFRTEDEAVTLANDTEYGLAGGVWTADPGRGRRVAARLRHGTVWINDFHPYLPQAEWGGFGKSGIGRELGPTGLAEYRESKHIYQNLAPRPVRWFAG
- a CDS encoding class I SAM-dependent methyltransferase; this encodes MVDEQYEEPDNTAVRVALWRAMHVQVDAEPHVFEDEIGLRLVAPEEDWRSRPDMDPDATSGFRASTVCRARFVEDLVAEEISQGIDQYVILGAGLDTYVQRRPGTASRLRVFEIDQPATQAWKRRRLIELGYGIPERLRLVPVDFEAGGDWWQQLSDAGFDASRPALVVCAGVTVYLTKEAIAATLRTLGGLAPGSTLAMTFMLPAELVDDADRDRLEETKPKARASGTPFISFHTPREMLALARAAGFESARHVSGPQLAARYFANRTDGLRPSSGEDLLIATV
- a CDS encoding GMC oxidoreductase, with the protein product MENMTPYDYVIVGGGTAGSVIASRLTEDPDVTVALIEGGPSDVGRDDVLTLRRWMGLLGGELDYDYPTTEQPRGNSNIRHSRARVLGGCSSHNTLIAFKPLPSDWDEWAEAGADGWDASSMDPYFARLRNNIVPVDEADRNAIARDFVDTAQSTLGVPRVEGFNKAAFQDGVGFFDLAYHPENNKRSSASVAYLHPFLDRPNLHIALETWAFRLELDGDRATGVRVRAADGTERLVRARREVVLCAGAVDTPRLLMHSGIGHRAELEKLGIPVVHDLPGVGENLLDHPESVIVWETHGPIPENSAMDSDAGLFVRRDPESPGPDLMFHFYQIPFTDNPERLGYERPEHGVSMTPNIPKPRSRGRLYLTSPDPEVKPALDFRYFTDAEDYDGRTLVDGIRIAREIAARQPLAGWLKREVCPGPEVTSDEDLSEYARRVAHTVYHPAGTCRMGAADDALAVVAPDLRIRGLDAVRIADASVFPTMPTVNPMIGVLMVGEKCAELLGATTGGHAR
- a CDS encoding glycine betaine/L-proline ABC transporter ATP-binding protein — protein: MNTPPHVFSVNNLWKVFGPKADRIPGDAALAELDGTELRERTGCTAAVRDVSFDVRKGEVFVVMGLSGSGKSTLVRCLTRLVEPTSGEITMDGEDVLSMNAGRLRELRRHRASMVFQHFGLLPHRSVVDNVAYGLEIQGMGRAQRRSRAAEFIAKVGLDGLEDRRPGQLSGGQQQRVGLARALAVDPEVLLFDEPFSALDPLIRRDMQEEVVRLHREEGRTMVFITHDLNEALKLGDRIALMRDGRIVQLGTPEEIVGSPADDYVRDFVRDVPREQVLTVRAAMRPADGTESVSGPALTPGTTVSEAIEAVVRTGETARVVDGGRCLGVVDHACLLAVVAGIPAVKEAA
- a CDS encoding MFS transporter, with amino-acid sequence MIVREHALNTSGSQHPGYLAAAVVFAIGMAGTTLPTPLYGLYQQQIGFSELMVTVVFAVYAVAVITVLLLAGNYSDKVGRRPVLLCAMALSAASAGCFLLERGLPLLFAGRLLSGFAAGLLSGAATAAVIELAGPAQKARAGFAATAANMGGLGCGPLLSGLLAQYTPWPLALPFWVHLGLVAVAFGITWFLPETVAEPQRWPRLAPQGMAVPPEVRSVFVPASVAAFAGFALLGLFTAVAPSFASQTLGVHNAAVTGAVVFSVFLASTFGQSLTQRFGARRALPAGCGILMAGLVLVASSLIAESLPLLILGALCGGTGQGLAFRAALTLVSGAAPAEHRGGTISAFFVVAYTGISVPVVGVGAIATWLGLRQAGLVFTGCVLLLAAGAGTYAALRPPPGA